From Caretta caretta isolate rCarCar2 chromosome 3, rCarCar1.hap1, whole genome shotgun sequence, a single genomic window includes:
- the LOC125633848 gene encoding uncharacterized protein LOC125633848 — protein MQSSSAQVTMMESQNRKRAPAWTEWEVRDLIAVWGEESVLSELRSSFRNAKTFVKISQGMKDRGHNRDPKQCCLKLKELRQAYQKTREANSRSGSEPQTCRFYDELHAILGGSATTTPAVLFDSFNGDGGNTEAGFGDEEDDDEEEVVDSSQQASGETGFPDSQELFLTLDLEPVPPEPTQGCLLDPAGGEGTSAACVSMITGSSPSQRLVKLRKKEKTHSQ, from the exons atgcagagctcatcagcacaggtgaccatgatggagtcccagaatcgcaaaagagctccagcatggaccgaatgggaggtacgggatctgatcgctgtttggggagaggaatccgtgctatcagaactccgttccagttttcgaaatgccaaaacctttgtgaaaatctcccagggcatgaaggacagaggccataacagggacccgaagcagtgctgcttgaaactgaaggagctgaggcaagcctaccagaaaaccagagaggcgaacagccgctctgggtcagagccccaaacatgccgcttctatgatgagctgcatgccattttagggggttcagccaccactaccccagccgtgttgtttgactccttcaatggagatggaggcaatacggaagcaggttttggggacgaagaagatgatgatgaggaggaggttgtagatagctcacagcaagcaagcggagaaaccggttttcccgacagccaggaactgtttctcaccctagacctggagccagtaccccccgaacccacccaaggctgcctcctggacccagcaggcggagaagggacctctg ctgcatgtgtttcaatgatcacaggatcttctccttcccagaggctagtgaagcttagaaagaaagaaaaaacgcactcgcaatga